Proteins co-encoded in one Flavivirga eckloniae genomic window:
- a CDS encoding zinc ribbon domain-containing protein, producing the protein MAKKKEVTVEERLRALYDLQLIDSRIDEIRNVRGELPLEVRDLEDEVAGLNIRLEKLVSSLEVIDNDIASKKNLIEESKALIKKYSEQQKNVRNNREYNSLTKEVEFQELEIELAEKHIKEFKAQIEQKKQVIAETKERLKERETHLKHKKGELDAILAETEKEEQALIEKSETYKTQIEERLVAAYVRIRTNVKNGLAVVPIERGASGGSFFTIPPQVQVEIASRKKVITDEHSGRILVDAALAEEQKAKMEKMFSKL; encoded by the coding sequence ATGGCTAAAAAGAAAGAAGTAACTGTAGAAGAGCGCCTAAGAGCTCTTTACGATTTACAACTAATTGATTCTCGTATAGACGAAATAAGAAATGTTCGTGGAGAACTTCCTTTAGAAGTTCGTGACTTAGAAGATGAAGTTGCTGGACTAAACATAAGATTAGAAAAACTTGTTTCAAGTTTAGAGGTTATCGATAACGATATTGCTTCGAAAAAAAATCTTATTGAAGAATCTAAAGCTTTAATAAAGAAGTACAGCGAACAACAAAAAAATGTTAGAAATAACAGAGAGTACAATTCTTTAACTAAGGAAGTTGAATTTCAAGAATTAGAAATTGAATTAGCCGAAAAGCATATTAAAGAATTCAAAGCTCAAATAGAGCAGAAAAAACAAGTAATAGCTGAAACCAAAGAGCGTTTAAAAGAACGTGAAACACATTTAAAGCACAAAAAAGGTGAATTAGATGCCATTTTAGCTGAAACCGAAAAAGAAGAACAAGCTTTAATCGAAAAGTCTGAAACCTACAAAACTCAAATTGAAGAGCGACTAGTAGCTGCCTATGTCAGAATTCGTACAAATGTAAAAAATGGTTTAGCAGTTGTACCTATTGAAAGAGGTGCTTCTGGAGGTTCTTTCTTTACCATACCACCACAAGTACAGGTGGAAATTGCTTCTCGTAAAAAAGTAATTACAGATGAGCATAGTGGTAGAATTTTGGTAGATGCCGCTTTAGCCGAAGAACAAAAAGCGAAAATGGAAAAAATGTTTTCAAAACTATAA
- the msrA gene encoding peptide-methionine (S)-S-oxide reductase MsrA, translating into MKKIIPLFVLALLFSCQNTAQDKSKQQAVINADPIEVPIKNGKARAYFASGCFWCVEAIYESVKGVEESISGYSGGYTKNPTYGASNTGRTGHAEAVEIIYDPKIVSFETLVDVYFGSQNVTQVNGQGNDRGSQYRSIIFYQNEEQKQIILKKKAVLAKELGVKIAAEVYPFQKFWIAEDYHQNYEKLHPNHPYIKNVSIPRLNRFKSKFPELLKREP; encoded by the coding sequence ATGAAAAAGATAATTCCACTATTCGTTTTAGCCCTCCTATTTAGCTGTCAAAACACAGCACAAGATAAATCAAAACAACAAGCTGTTATTAACGCAGACCCTATTGAAGTTCCTATAAAAAATGGAAAAGCTCGTGCTTATTTTGCCAGTGGTTGTTTTTGGTGTGTAGAAGCTATTTACGAAAGTGTAAAAGGTGTTGAAGAATCTATTTCAGGCTATTCTGGCGGATATACTAAAAACCCAACCTACGGAGCCAGCAATACTGGTAGAACGGGACATGCAGAAGCCGTTGAGATTATTTACGATCCTAAAATTGTAAGTTTCGAAACTTTAGTCGATGTATACTTTGGATCACAAAATGTAACCCAAGTAAACGGACAAGGTAACGATAGAGGTTCTCAATACCGTTCTATTATCTTTTATCAAAATGAAGAGCAAAAACAAATCATTTTAAAGAAAAAAGCGGTTCTAGCAAAAGAACTAGGCGTTAAGATTGCTGCAGAAGTCTATCCATTTCAAAAGTTTTGGATTGCAGAAGATTATCATCAAAACTACGAAAAGTTACATCCCAACCATCCCTATATAAAAAACGTATCTATTCCGCGATTAAACAGATTTAAATCCAAATTTCCAGAGTTACTAAAAAGAGAGCCATAA
- a CDS encoding ATP-binding protein yields the protein MLFSLCASSQKTIDDDPEIQQNSINYRIEQSQVELEKYNYYDAQKNLDEALKLAEKSDNKKSIGIIYTIKGKLQLIIEEEDNAIKSLNKAIEVQRIINDNKNLGKSYKTFGDVYLTKKDYAQALDSYKAAKSKFQEEGLNENLAEILLCEGKTYMFLDDYEKARDIIEQSLAQAKKGDYKKILSEALINHGIIYHKLGDYEKALSFANEGLTLAKENNFTAILNEGYLVVSNIYYATENYKLSRDYFSEHSTLTDSIRDLTRLNSSKDQETQYLLNEANEKNIEIVEKLEKAEDDKNLGTLISILSVALITILSLLTLSLYKNNNIRLKTNNMLHKKNGELIIAKEKAELASKTKANFLSTVTHELRTPLYAVTGLSNMLLDENPKPEQVQHLKSLKFSGDYLLTFINDILQINKIEANKVDIEPESFNLKKKINNIVLALNNSAQDNNIKIHFEYDNNLPENFIADQLKISQILINLIGNSIKFTKDGDIWIRVYKIEEKDSIYTLRFEVEDNGIGISQEKQDNMFESFSQGSIQINRKYGGTGLGLSIVKGLIDILKGTIYVKSELDKGTTFYFEIPLEYTSVEEEKDNKVAYFNGDTNELDLSDVKILVVEDNKINQMITKKILTKMSLKCDIVDNGEEAVEMIKANKYDIVLMDIHMPGISGMEATKRVRAFDKELTIFALTAVTIEDKMHEFDEAGFTDIIPKPFKQEEFEKKLYNALASNNDKSATA from the coding sequence ATGCTATTCAGCCTCTGTGCTTCATCGCAAAAAACAATCGATGATGACCCTGAGATACAGCAAAATAGTATTAATTATCGTATTGAGCAATCTCAGGTTGAATTGGAAAAATACAACTACTACGATGCTCAAAAAAATCTAGATGAAGCCTTAAAATTGGCCGAAAAATCAGATAATAAAAAGAGTATTGGAATTATTTACACCATAAAAGGAAAACTTCAACTTATAATTGAGGAGGAAGACAACGCCATAAAATCCCTTAATAAAGCAATTGAAGTACAAAGAATTATTAATGACAACAAAAATCTGGGTAAATCTTATAAAACTTTCGGAGATGTTTATCTAACCAAAAAGGATTATGCGCAAGCCCTAGATTCCTATAAAGCGGCTAAGTCGAAATTCCAGGAAGAAGGTTTAAATGAAAATTTAGCCGAGATTCTTTTATGTGAAGGTAAGACCTATATGTTTTTAGATGATTACGAAAAAGCTAGAGACATTATTGAGCAATCTTTGGCTCAAGCAAAAAAAGGAGATTACAAAAAAATATTAAGCGAGGCACTTATTAATCATGGTATCATTTACCATAAACTAGGCGACTATGAAAAGGCTTTGAGCTTTGCCAATGAAGGTTTAACACTTGCTAAAGAAAATAACTTTACAGCCATACTTAATGAAGGGTATTTAGTGGTTAGTAATATATACTATGCTACCGAAAACTATAAACTATCCAGAGATTATTTTAGCGAGCATTCAACACTTACAGATTCTATAAGAGACTTAACACGCTTAAACTCTTCAAAAGATCAAGAAACACAATACTTATTGAATGAAGCTAATGAGAAGAATATTGAAATTGTAGAAAAGTTAGAAAAAGCCGAAGACGATAAAAACCTTGGTACCTTAATCTCTATTTTAAGTGTTGCTTTAATCACCATTTTATCGCTACTCACCTTATCACTTTACAAAAACAATAACATTAGGCTTAAAACCAATAATATGCTTCATAAAAAAAATGGGGAACTTATTATTGCAAAAGAAAAAGCAGAATTGGCATCTAAAACCAAAGCCAATTTCCTGTCTACGGTAACTCATGAGCTACGTACGCCTCTGTATGCCGTTACAGGATTAAGTAACATGTTACTGGATGAAAACCCAAAACCCGAACAAGTTCAGCATTTAAAATCATTAAAGTTTTCTGGGGATTATCTTCTAACATTTATAAACGACATCCTTCAAATAAATAAAATTGAAGCTAATAAAGTTGACATAGAGCCAGAATCTTTCAACTTAAAGAAGAAAATAAACAATATTGTTTTAGCTCTTAACAATTCGGCACAAGACAACAATATTAAAATTCACTTCGAGTACGACAACAATTTACCTGAGAACTTTATTGCCGATCAACTTAAGATCTCTCAAATACTTATAAACCTAATTGGTAACTCTATTAAGTTTACCAAAGATGGAGATATCTGGATTAGAGTTTATAAAATAGAAGAAAAAGACAGCATTTACACCTTACGCTTCGAGGTAGAAGATAACGGTATTGGTATTAGTCAGGAGAAACAAGACAATATGTTTGAGAGTTTCTCACAAGGTTCTATTCAAATAAACCGTAAATATGGTGGTACCGGTTTAGGTCTTTCCATTGTAAAAGGATTAATCGACATTTTAAAAGGTACCATCTACGTTAAAAGTGAATTAGACAAAGGAACAACATTCTATTTCGAAATACCACTTGAGTATACATCTGTTGAAGAAGAAAAAGACAACAAGGTCGCTTACTTTAACGGAGATACTAACGAATTAGATCTTTCCGATGTTAAGATTTTAGTTGTTGAAGACAATAAAATCAACCAAATGATCACCAAAAAGATTCTTACCAAAATGAGTCTTAAATGTGATATAGTAGATAATGGTGAAGAAGCCGTTGAAATGATTAAGGCCAACAAATACGATATTGTTTTAATGGATATTCACATGCCAGGAATAAGCGGTATGGAAGCTACTAAAAGAGTTAGAGCTTTCGATAAAGAACTAACCATTTTTGCTTTAACGGCCGTTACCATTGAAGATAAAATGCACGAATTTGATGAAGCTGGTTTTACCGATATTATTCCAAAACCATTTAAACAAGAAGAGTTCGAGAAAAAGCTTTACAACGCATTAGCTTCTAATAACGATAAATCGGCTACAGCTTAG
- a CDS encoding Nif3-like dinuclear metal center hexameric protein: protein MIVQDVINHLEKLAPLAYAEDFDNVGLLVGNKNEKLTGVLVTLDTLEAVVDEAIEENCNLIVSFHPIIFKGLKKLTGKNYVERVVMKAIKHDIAIYSMHTALDNALQGVNDIICNQLELTNKRILIPQSQTIKKLTTYVPKDEAEQLRAALFNVGAGSIGNYDDCSFNVEGYGTFNGNEGSNPTKGEKGQIHTEAETKITVTYAKHLESKIIKTLFDTHSYEEVAYEITTLENKNQNIGMGMVGELKVPMDEPDFLNYLKVKMNTACIRHSSFLSKPIKKVAVLGGSGSFAIQAAKASGAHVFITADLKYHDFFTAENRILLTDIGHYESEQYTKNLLVAYLTKKITNFAVILSKITTNPVKYF, encoded by the coding sequence ATGATTGTTCAAGACGTTATTAACCACTTAGAAAAATTAGCACCACTAGCTTACGCTGAAGATTTCGACAATGTTGGTCTTTTGGTAGGTAACAAAAATGAAAAACTAACTGGCGTACTTGTTACGTTAGACACACTCGAAGCCGTAGTAGACGAAGCTATAGAGGAAAACTGTAATCTTATAGTTAGTTTTCACCCCATTATCTTTAAAGGTTTAAAAAAACTAACGGGTAAAAACTATGTGGAACGTGTGGTTATGAAAGCCATTAAACACGATATCGCCATTTATAGCATGCACACCGCCCTGGATAACGCCTTGCAAGGTGTAAACGATATAATTTGCAATCAGTTAGAACTAACCAATAAACGCATATTAATTCCGCAATCTCAAACCATTAAAAAACTAACAACCTACGTACCAAAAGATGAAGCAGAGCAGCTAAGAGCCGCTTTATTTAATGTAGGAGCAGGAAGCATTGGTAATTACGATGACTGTAGTTTTAATGTAGAAGGTTACGGCACCTTTAATGGTAATGAAGGCTCTAACCCTACAAAAGGAGAAAAAGGACAAATACATACCGAAGCCGAAACCAAAATTACGGTTACATACGCAAAACATTTAGAATCGAAAATTATAAAAACCCTTTTCGACACCCATAGTTATGAAGAAGTTGCATACGAAATAACCACATTGGAGAATAAAAACCAAAACATTGGCATGGGTATGGTTGGCGAATTAAAAGTGCCGATGGATGAGCCTGACTTTTTAAACTATTTAAAAGTAAAAATGAACACGGCATGCATCAGACATTCATCATTTTTGAGCAAACCAATAAAAAAAGTAGCAGTTTTAGGAGGTTCCGGAAGTTTTGCCATCCAAGCCGCTAAAGCATCTGGTGCTCACGTCTTTATAACTGCAGATTTAAAATATCATGACTTTTTTACAGCAGAAAACCGCATTCTTTTGACAGATATCGGTCATTATGAAAGCGAACAATACACAAAAAACCTTTTAGTAGCATATCTTACAAAAAAAATTACTAATTTTGCAGTCATTTTATCAAAGATAACTACCAATCCTGTTAAGTATTTTTAA
- the lpxK gene encoding tetraacyldisaccharide 4'-kinase yields the protein MIFLRYILFPVVPVYYLVTWLRNRLYDLGIKKSTAYDFPVICVGNLSVGGTGKTPMIEYLVTLLKDDFLVATLSRGYKRKTEGFQLANKDATAESIGDEPFQFYNKFKNDILVAVDANRTNGIKQLRSIDDQPEVILLDDAFQHRKVKAGFNILLTTYSNPYFKDVVLPTGNLREPRSGSKRANIIVITKCPNDLSDAERDAILKKIAPETNQHVFFSSISYSNNVISSNMTKSIEALEDFTLVTGIANATPLVNFLSEKELRFEHLNFKDHHEFSKQDIVELNKKELIVTTEKDFMRLKQYESLQDKLFYLPISVVINDTEKMNGLIRDFVKTKL from the coding sequence ATGATTTTTTTGCGTTACATTTTGTTTCCTGTGGTTCCCGTTTACTATTTAGTAACATGGCTAAGGAATAGGTTATATGATTTAGGAATTAAAAAATCCACGGCTTACGATTTTCCGGTGATTTGTGTTGGTAATTTAAGTGTTGGAGGCACTGGTAAAACACCCATGATTGAGTATTTGGTTACCCTTTTGAAGGATGATTTTTTAGTGGCTACATTAAGTAGGGGGTATAAGCGCAAAACAGAAGGTTTTCAATTGGCCAATAAAGATGCTACGGCAGAATCGATAGGGGATGAGCCTTTTCAATTTTATAATAAGTTTAAAAATGATATTCTTGTAGCGGTTGACGCCAATAGGACTAATGGCATTAAACAATTGCGATCTATTGATGATCAGCCAGAAGTTATTTTGCTAGATGATGCTTTTCAGCACAGAAAAGTAAAAGCTGGATTCAATATCTTACTTACTACGTATAGTAATCCGTATTTTAAGGATGTTGTTTTACCAACGGGTAATTTACGCGAACCTAGAAGTGGATCGAAACGAGCAAATATTATTGTAATTACTAAGTGTCCGAACGATTTAAGTGATGCTGAAAGAGATGCTATTTTGAAGAAAATAGCTCCTGAAACCAATCAACATGTGTTCTTTAGTTCGATTAGCTATTCAAACAATGTTATTTCCAGTAACATGACTAAATCTATTGAAGCTTTAGAAGATTTTACTTTGGTTACAGGTATTGCTAATGCTACCCCTTTAGTTAATTTTTTAAGCGAAAAAGAGCTGAGGTTTGAGCATTTAAATTTTAAAGACCACCATGAGTTTTCAAAACAGGATATTGTTGAGTTAAATAAAAAGGAATTAATAGTGACTACCGAAAAGGATTTTATGCGATTAAAACAATATGAATCCTTACAAGATAAGTTGTTCTATCTACCCATTAGCGTGGTAATTAATGATACTGAAAAAATGAATGGGCTGATTAGAGATTTTGTAAAAACTAAGCTGTAG